AGCACAGCTCGGACCCCGCAGCACCGCTGGCAGCCCGGCCCGCGGGAGGAGGCACGCCGAGCTCCGCCGGACCGGCACGGCGGGGCAGCGTCCCCGGGACgcgccggggcgggcgggggtcgGCGCCGTCCTGCCGCGGGCACCTCCGCCCCGGAAGGGCGCGGCGGCCGCTCCCTCCGGcgcggggcgcggagcggcgcaGGTGAAGGCGGGGCGCAGGGATTTACCCATTACCACCGCCTGTCGCTCCTCAGCGCTCCCCGTGTCTGCCCAGTATCATGCATTGTTTCCCTCCATTGCTCCCAGTTTCCTGCCAGCACTCTCAGTATCACTTCCCGGCTCGCCCTAGTGCTCCCCGCAACATTCCCCGGCTCCACCCCCGTCCCCCCACGGTCCCCGTGCCCATAGTGGGAGGGGTTGGACCTTGATccatctttaaggtcccttccaacccaatccaatccattCTATAGTTATGAGTACTCCCAGCATCATTCACTGACTTCCCTTAGTGTTCCCAGTTCACTCCCAGCATCGCTCCCTGCTCTCATGCCACCCCAGTTCTTCCACTATCGCTTCGTGGCTACCCTCAGTGCTCCCGGTTCCCCTCCTACtccccccagtgccactcccTGGCTCTCCACCAGcgctcccagttccctcccaacGCATCCAATATTATTCTCTGGCTTCTCCCTAagtttttccttccctcccggTTTCACTCCCTCCAGTGCTCCCGGAATAATGCACTGGCTcaccccagtgctcccagcccattcccaggCACGGGCAGGTTTCCCGCCTCCCCCCGCCGGGAGCCGGTACCGGCCGCTCCGGGAGCGGCGCGCGGGACGGGACTGTCGGGACGGGGAGCGGGCACCGCCGCCGGCGCGCGCGTGCCCGCCCCGCGTGACGTGcgcgccgccggggccgcccggcGAGATCAGAGCGGCGCGCGCCGGGCGAGGGCCGGGCCGGTACCGGGCGAgcccgcgcgcgcgcgcgccaGGACCGGGGAAGGGCGgggggagcggcgcgggggcggccccggccccgcccgccggaTAAAGCCCCGGGCGGCGTGCGCGGCGGGCAGAGCGCAGCGGGCGGGGGCGGGAGAGCTTTCCCGGCGGCGCAGTCCCCTCCGCCTGCCCTCGGCGGGACTGTAGTGGCGGCAGCGACAGCAACAGCGGGCATGCGGGGCCGCGGGGCGACGCGCcgcagcggcggcggcgagcACATGGCATAGCCGGGGGACGGCGGCGAGCGCCGGGCCGGCGTCACAGCGGGTCCGGCGGGGCGAGCGCGGCTCTCTGCATGTGGCAAGTGAGGAGGCGAGCCAGGGAGCCCGGCGGCACCGGCGAGCACCCGGCGGCGCGGTCCTGAGCCGCCCGCCCGCCATGGATTGCAGCCTCCTGCGGACCCTTGTGAGCCGATACGTGAGTACCGCCGGTGCCGCTCGACCCCGGGCGCGGGGGGGCAGCCCCCGCCGTGGCCCCTGGCTCGCACGAAGGGCTCGGTCAGGAGTTGGGCGGTCCCGTGACCGGCTCGGCGGCCGGGGAGCCTCGGGGCCGCCGCACGTGATGCCCGGTGCAAGCGGGGATGCAGCAGCGGCGGCACCGGGTGCCGTGCGCTCCCCGcagcccgcccgcccgccccacGGGACTGTCCTTCGCTGAACCTCAGCGGCTTGACCTGAGTTCAGAGCACTGTAACTCACAGCGTACTGCGATACGTGGTTATCAGGGCAGATAAAACCTCCAGCTCCCCagcttattttaaatatatatatatatgtttgcttttggtttgtttatttcctttctcttccctctaTTGTTTCAGCCAAGcgactttttttttgtggaattgtCCAGTTTAAGTATACTGACGAATGGTCGGAACGGTCCCAAGTTTTTGTAGTTGTGTAGGTAGTAAGATTCAAACACGCCAGACTTGAGAGTGCTCCGGGAAAAGAGGGCAGATGTAGCTTGTTGGTCAGCGTGTGAAAACCCGTCCGCACCGCCCGAGAGAGCAACTCGGCAGCGCATTAGAGTGGGGTCCAAGTGTTGGCTGAGGTGCGTCAGTGAGTGCAGCTCCAGTTCCGTGGAACCCCTAATAAATGCTCAGGGTAATGGTATAAGTAGATCAGCAGGATGCCTGTAAGTGTGGGGCTGTTCAATACAAGGCATGGGGACCAACAATACTAGGAAATGgcaaatttctgcttttgggcatagaagtaatttttaaaagataggGAGAGATAATAGgaattttcaaatacaaataGCTTTTCTTCCTATGTAGGAAGCAGTTTTGCCTTGGTCAGAGCACTCACGTTTTCTCACTTACACTAAATGCACTTAGTTTTGTGTGTGCCAAGAGCTGTGTCCGCGTAATACAGGCTGAAGTCTGTCTTTTTAAAgtataaatgaagaaaagtagcagagatgaaaacacatacttttttttctttcgaTTTACAATAGAGTAGATGTAGGATGAGGAGAGAGTAGAGAGGTGAGTATTAAAAGCCAGCTGTGTGTCTATGGATCTTCAGAAAGTGGTCCTAAGAAAAGGTGTACTCTAAATAATATGTAGCAACAATAATGAGATAGAAGAGAAGCAATGGTCTCTATGGATGTAAAGACCAGGTGAGTTGTGTTGAGGTCTTTTTGGAAAAAGGTAGGATCACTTTGGGTGTAGAGATCTGTCAGTGCTGGTCTAACTGTTGGATTTAGTTTaagatttctttctctgtgtgtgctcacaTTTGGAGCCTGTACAAATGGCGTGTTCATTTTGCACGGAGCAAGCACGCTGTTAAATCACTTGTGCAACAAAACATTGTTGCTGACCTCTTCCAAGGTAGGCTTAAGCATCAAATTTGAAGGAAGTGGGCTTGAGAGCAGCTGCAGTAAAGGCACATGAGAAGACAGTATGTTGAAAGTAAGGGGCTTGAACTCTTGAGTTGTTGACTGTCACCATCCTCCTGCACTGCTGATGAGACTAATGCAGCAGCAGTCTAAAAGAGAAGTGAAACATTATTATGTCCCATGTGAAGAAGGCTTCCTGTTGCCTAGGTCACACTACCTTCTGTATTGTGTGTATGCCGATAGGCTATGCCTAGGATGGTCTATGCTACCTTGTATATTTTCACCTGTTGCTTcttgttattttgcttttgctcaGTGTCTTAACTTTGAAACCTTTCTTCCACGGAAAGgtaattttaaggaaaaggTGCTGTAAGTAAATTTGTGTTCATTTCAGTGAGACCATTGAGGTCTGGCAACCTTATGTTTGTGTTGTGtggtttttctcatcttttttttatctccatGATTCAACTACTTCTGTACATCTATagcagtgaaaatgaaaagtacTAGTTTGCTGGACCTGAAACTGACTGCTCTGCATGAGTAGCAGATGTACACGTCAGGTACATCACTCCAGAGCTGTTCACCAAAGCTCTGTGTGCACCAGCCAGGCACACAGATGTAGATGCATAGTTACCACTTTTCCAAACTGCTTTTAATAAGGGAGACAAGGCAGTGACTCTTCTGTGGGAGAGCTGGAGTGGATAGTTACATCTTGTGCTTATTTCCAAGTAAGCTCAAGCTTGGGTTTAGTTAAAGTCAATACAAAAACTGATCAGGGTCTTAGAACTatgaatttttcttctgcaagtcTCCTGGACTTGTTCAGCTGCAGGTCCTTCCTAGAGAAAGACTGGTCTCTGGATTATGCTGAAAACCTTGACTGCTGTATCTGGGGATGCTGGGTTACCTGGGAACTCTTATGGTATGATCTCAGTAAAACAAACAGTTGGGATGTGATGTACTAATGGAGACTTCTAATAGGATGGTTTCTAACAGTTCTGTGTCATTACTTTTCTTTCTCGGTTCTGTTTGTTGTAGGGCATAAAGGCATAAGTTAAATACTAGAGGGTTTGTTGTGATTGGTTAGTTCACTcccatttctctttcatttgctGGACAGTTTCTGTCCTGAAGCAGTGCAAAATCAGTGCATATATTTCCAAGGCCCTGTGGAAGAACAGCAATGACTGGGTGCTGTCAGCTTCCTGGTTagcattttcaaatatttgctgttttacTTGCATGGAGTGTTCTTTTTATATCTTCGAGGCATTGAAGAATTTAGTGATATGGGTTGAATAAAATACGTTCAGCATACTAGTC
This sequence is a window from Vidua chalybeata isolate OUT-0048 chromosome 2, bVidCha1 merged haplotype, whole genome shotgun sequence. Protein-coding genes within it:
- the LOC128783701 gene encoding translation initiation factor IF-2-like produces the protein MPCARRRRCGASPRGPACPLLLSLPPLQSRRGQAEGTAPPGKLSRPRPLRSARRARRPGLYPAGGAGAAPAPLPPPFPGPGARARGLARYRPGPRPARAALISPGGPGGAHVTRGGHARAGGGARSPSRQSRPARRSRSGRYRLPAGGGGKPARAWEWAGSTGVSQCIIPGALEGVKPGGKEKLREKPENNIGCVGRELGALVESQGVALGGVGGEPGALRVATKR